One region of Drosophila teissieri strain GT53w chromosome 2L, Prin_Dtei_1.1, whole genome shotgun sequence genomic DNA includes:
- the LOC122626358 gene encoding probable DNA replication complex GINS protein PSF2 isoform X1: MDPSIIEFIGEKCMISIIPNFSNEPLHLIYGSVGPFRAGFPVFVPLWMATHLRKQQKCRIVPPEWMDMDILEEIKEEEKRSKFFTKMPCEHYMVVAQLVMSTAPDDVPRCEELRTVIKDIFDIRESKLRTSIDAFIKGEGTYAKLDNLTLLEIHSVRPILPYSLDHIARYQRTATASQRDTSMLSASMAGSSSGPNSNSLFSQ, from the exons ATGGATCCTTCaattattgaatttattggcGAAAAATGCATGATCAGCATTATACCGAACTTCTCCAACGAGCCTCTGCACCTGATATACGGATCTGTGGGGCCTTTCCGAGCCGGTTTTCCCGTGTTCGTGCCCCTGTGGATGGCCACGCATCTGCGCAAACAGCAAAAGTGCCGGATTGTGCCTCCAGAATGGATGGACATGGATATATTGGAGGAAATCAAGGAGGAGGAAAAGCGCTCAAA GTTCTTCACCAAAATGCCCTGCGAGCATTACATGGTAGTGGCCCAGTTGGTCATGAGCACGGCTCCGGATGACGTTCCCCGTTGCGAGGAGCTGCGCACTGTTATCAAGGACATCTTCGACATACGCGAGTCTAAGCTGCGTACTTCAATCGATGCCTTTATTAAGGGAGAGGGCACATACGCGAAATTGGACAACCTCACGCTGTTGGAGATCCACAGCGTACGACCCATCCTGCCCTATTCCCTGGACCACATAGCACGTTACCAGCGCACGGCCACCGCGTCTCAAAGGGACACCTCAATGCTGAGTGCATCCATGGCAGGCTCCAGTTCCGGTCCGAACAGTAACTCGCTGTTTTCTCAGTGA
- the LOC122626358 gene encoding probable DNA replication complex GINS protein PSF2 isoform X2, with product MATHLRKQQKCRIVPPEWMDMDILEEIKEEEKRSKFFTKMPCEHYMVVAQLVMSTAPDDVPRCEELRTVIKDIFDIRESKLRTSIDAFIKGEGTYAKLDNLTLLEIHSVRPILPYSLDHIARYQRTATASQRDTSMLSASMAGSSSGPNSNSLFSQ from the exons ATGGCCACGCATCTGCGCAAACAGCAAAAGTGCCGGATTGTGCCTCCAGAATGGATGGACATGGATATATTGGAGGAAATCAAGGAGGAGGAAAAGCGCTCAAA GTTCTTCACCAAAATGCCCTGCGAGCATTACATGGTAGTGGCCCAGTTGGTCATGAGCACGGCTCCGGATGACGTTCCCCGTTGCGAGGAGCTGCGCACTGTTATCAAGGACATCTTCGACATACGCGAGTCTAAGCTGCGTACTTCAATCGATGCCTTTATTAAGGGAGAGGGCACATACGCGAAATTGGACAACCTCACGCTGTTGGAGATCCACAGCGTACGACCCATCCTGCCCTATTCCCTGGACCACATAGCACGTTACCAGCGCACGGCCACCGCGTCTCAAAGGGACACCTCAATGCTGAGTGCATCCATGGCAGGCTCCAGTTCCGGTCCGAACAGTAACTCGCTGTTTTCTCAGTGA